In Agromyces sp. Leaf222, the genomic window TCGCGAGGAGCAGAAGAAGCGCGACAAGCGCAACAAGGTCCTGATTCAGGGCGGCGTCATCGTCGCCGTGCTGCTCGTGGCCGCCCTCGTGGGCTGGCTGATCTTCAACAGCATCAAGCCGGCGGGCCCCGGGCCGGCGAACATGGCGAGCGACGGCATCCTCCTCGTCGCAGGCGACGATGGCGCGATCACCGCGGTCGAGACGCCGGCCATCGAGGCGGGCGGCGAGCCGACGGCGACCGTTCCCGACGACAGCGGCACGGTCGCGAACATCGTGACGTACATCGACTACCTGTGCCCGTACTGCGGCCAGTTCGAGACGACGAACTCCGAGGCGATGCGAACCATGGTCGAGTCGGGGGCGGCGACCCTCGAGGTCCACCCGATCGCGATCCTGACGAACAAGTCGGCCGGTACGCAGTACTCGCTCCGTGCAGCGAACGCGGCCGCCTGCGTCGCCGACCTCTCGCCCGAGGCGTTCTTCGACTACAACGAGCTGCTCTTCCAGAACCAGCCAGAAGAGGGCACGGTCGGTCTCGCCAACGCCGACCTGAAGAAGCTCGCGACCGATGCCGGCGCCGCATCCTCCGTCGGGGCGTGCATCGACGACGTGCGCTTCAAGGCATGGGTGCAGGATGCCACGACGCGGGCGCTCACCGGCCCGATCCCGAACTCCGACCTCGCCTCCGTGACCGGCACGCCGACCGTGCTCGTGAACGGCCAGCAGTACAGCGGCTCGCTCAGCGACGCGCAGGAGTTCCAGTCGTTCGTCGTGCAGGCCACGAGCGCGACCTTCAACGATGCCGAGTCGACCCCGACTCCGACGCCCACTCCGACTCCGGCCCAGTGAGCCGGTCCGCGCGGCGGAACCCATCACGGGTTCCGCCGCGCGGTCGGTGTGCCGGTCGTCGATAAGATGGCCCCCGAGGTTCGCCTCGCCGGCTTGGCGCAATTGGTAGCGCACCGCTCTTGTAAAGCGGGGGTTGCGGGTTCGAGTCCCGCAGCCGGCACTTGACTGAAGACGCCTCGACTCCCGATGCCGCTCCGTCCTCGGATGCTGCTTCGCCGTCGGAGTCCTCGACCTCGCGCGATTCCGGACCCCCGGAGCACGCGGACCCCGAGCATCGTCACGCCCACGTCGAGCATCCGGGAATGCCCGCGTGGGTCGCGATCGCCCTTGCCGCCATCGGCGGCGCCCTCACGGCCGTGCAGTCGAGGGTCAACGGGCAACTCGCGGCGTCGATCGGCGACGCCTACACCGCCGCGGCGATCTCGTTCGGCAGCGGACTGCTGATCCTCCTCGTCGCGCTCGCGATCTGGAAGCCCGGGCGCGCGGGCTTCGCCAACGTCGGGTCCGAGCTCAGGGCCGGCCGCGTGAGCTGGTGGATGCTGCTCGGCGGCGTCGCCGGCGCCTGGTTCGTGGCGACCCAGGGCTTGTCGGCCGGAGTCATCGGCGTCGCGCTCTTCACGGTGTCGATCGTGGCCGGGCAGACCGTCGGGGGAGTCGTGTTCGACCTGATCGGCCTCGGCCCGGCCGGTCGACGCCCGCTGACCGCGACGCGGGCGATCGGGGCGCTGCTCGCCCTGGGCGCCGTGACCTGGACCCTGTCGTCGGAGATCGGCGGTGCGGCACCGGTGCTGCTCGTGCTGCTGCCGTTCACCGCGGGCTTCGGGGCGGCGTGGCAGCAGGCCGTCAACGGCCGAATCCGCGTCGCGGCCTCGAGCGCGCTGACCTCCACCTTCGTGAACTTCGCGGTGGGCACGGCGGTGCTCGTCACCGTCATGGTCGTGCACTCGTCACTCGTCGGCTGGCCGACCTCGCTGCCCGGCGAGGCGTGGCTCTATACGGGCGGCATGATCGGCTGCGTCTTCATCGCCGTGCAGGCCGTGGTCGTGCGTGTGATCGGCGTGCTCGTGCTCGCCCTCGCGGGCGTCGTAGGCCAGTTGACGGCCGCACTCGCGCTCGACGTGCTGGTGCCGGTCGGAGGCCAGGCCGTCGACCTCGCCACCATCGGCGGTGCGGCGCTCGCCCTCGTC contains:
- a CDS encoding thioredoxin domain-containing protein; the protein is MTNVGSNEPRASRNERREAAREKARVLREEQKKRDKRNKVLIQGGVIVAVLLVAALVGWLIFNSIKPAGPGPANMASDGILLVAGDDGAITAVETPAIEAGGEPTATVPDDSGTVANIVTYIDYLCPYCGQFETTNSEAMRTMVESGAATLEVHPIAILTNKSAGTQYSLRAANAAACVADLSPEAFFDYNELLFQNQPEEGTVGLANADLKKLATDAGAASSVGACIDDVRFKAWVQDATTRALTGPIPNSDLASVTGTPTVLVNGQQYSGSLSDAQEFQSFVVQATSATFNDAESTPTPTPTPTPAQ
- a CDS encoding DMT family transporter, translated to MPAWVAIALAAIGGALTAVQSRVNGQLAASIGDAYTAAAISFGSGLLILLVALAIWKPGRAGFANVGSELRAGRVSWWMLLGGVAGAWFVATQGLSAGVIGVALFTVSIVAGQTVGGVVFDLIGLGPAGRRPLTATRAIGALLALGAVTWTLSSEIGGAAPVLLVLLPFTAGFGAAWQQAVNGRIRVAASSALTSTFVNFAVGTAVLVTVMVVHSSLVGWPTSLPGEAWLYTGGMIGCVFIAVQAVVVRVIGVLVLALAGVVGQLTAALALDVLVPVGGQAVDLATIGGAALALVAVVIASTRFRRSRHSVRPDGAPASDGEER